From the Acidicapsa ligni genome, one window contains:
- the thrS gene encoding threonine--tRNA ligase encodes MSSKIISVHLPDGAVREVPAGTTPYDIAFAISPRLAAASVVARLTPVETTGTTAGEDEAESDAAMYAAGDAAAPRLVDLSTPLNEDTRLALLTEKDPETLKVVRHSAAHVMATAVLELFPETKLGHGPATDQGFFYDFYREKPFTPDDLVAIEAKMAEVIARDDKFVREAEPREDALADFERDGDFMKTHFVTKFTQPGDLVSFYRNGSFVDFCRGPHVPSTGRVKAVKVTNLAGAYWLGDEKNPQLQRVYGTAFFSQKDLDAHFARLEEAARRDHRLLGKQLDLFSIQEVAGAGLIFWHPKGAMIRKIMEDWMRDECIRRGYSLVYTPHVMRRELWKISGHEGFYSGNMYTPMELDDAEYRLKPMNCPGHILIYKNSPKSYRDLPVRLAELGNVYRYERSGTMHGLLRVRGFTQDDAHIFCTPGQIEDEVVACIDFADAVLKTFGFAEFKVELSTWDPSDRAHYAGSDDHWQLAISSLESALNRRNIPFKTIKGEAAFYGPKIDFKLVDVLGRLWQLSTVQFDFNLPARFELEYVGEDGEKHQPVMVHRALYGSVERFFGVLIEHYAGAFPLWLAPVQVGLVPISERHHEYARQVKAELEAVGLRVEIDDRNEKMNGKIRDFANQKTPYVLIMGDKEAEAHAVSVRTRGKGDQGSIGVVEFVAKCEELIKTRSMDL; translated from the coding sequence ATGAGCTCGAAGATCATCTCCGTCCACCTGCCCGACGGCGCTGTCCGCGAAGTACCTGCGGGCACCACGCCTTACGACATCGCCTTCGCCATCTCGCCTCGTCTCGCCGCTGCTTCCGTAGTCGCGCGCCTGACTCCTGTGGAGACGACGGGCACTACGGCGGGTGAGGATGAGGCCGAGAGCGACGCCGCGATGTATGCGGCGGGCGATGCGGCCGCGCCACGCCTCGTGGATCTCTCCACTCCGCTGAATGAAGACACTCGTCTCGCGCTCCTGACTGAAAAGGATCCGGAGACGCTCAAAGTGGTTCGTCACTCGGCGGCCCACGTGATGGCGACTGCGGTTCTGGAGTTGTTTCCCGAGACGAAGCTGGGCCACGGACCGGCCACCGATCAGGGATTCTTCTATGACTTCTATCGCGAAAAGCCGTTCACGCCGGACGACCTGGTTGCCATTGAAGCGAAGATGGCTGAGGTGATCGCGCGGGATGACAAGTTCGTCCGTGAAGCGGAGCCGCGCGAAGATGCGCTCGCCGATTTTGAACGCGATGGCGACTTCATGAAGACGCACTTCGTTACGAAGTTTACGCAGCCGGGAGACTTGGTCAGCTTTTACCGCAATGGCAGCTTTGTCGATTTCTGCCGTGGACCGCATGTGCCTTCCACCGGTCGCGTCAAGGCCGTAAAGGTGACCAATCTTGCGGGTGCCTACTGGCTGGGAGATGAGAAGAATCCCCAGTTGCAGCGCGTCTATGGCACTGCGTTCTTTTCGCAAAAGGATCTCGATGCGCACTTCGCTCGGCTCGAAGAGGCTGCGCGCCGTGACCATCGCCTGCTAGGCAAGCAACTGGATCTATTCAGTATCCAGGAAGTTGCAGGAGCCGGCCTGATCTTCTGGCATCCAAAGGGAGCCATGATTCGCAAGATCATGGAGGACTGGATGCGCGATGAGTGCATACGCCGTGGCTATTCGCTGGTCTATACACCGCATGTCATGCGCCGTGAGCTATGGAAGATCAGCGGGCATGAGGGTTTCTACTCGGGCAACATGTATACGCCGATGGAGCTGGACGACGCCGAGTACCGGCTCAAGCCGATGAACTGCCCCGGCCACATTCTGATCTACAAGAACTCTCCCAAGAGCTATCGCGATCTACCGGTTCGCCTCGCCGAACTGGGCAATGTGTATCGCTACGAGCGCTCAGGCACGATGCATGGACTGTTGCGTGTACGTGGCTTTACGCAGGATGATGCGCATATCTTCTGCACTCCGGGCCAGATCGAGGACGAGGTTGTTGCCTGTATCGACTTTGCCGATGCGGTGCTCAAGACCTTTGGCTTTGCTGAATTCAAGGTTGAGCTTTCCACATGGGATCCGAGCGATCGTGCGCACTATGCGGGCAGCGACGATCACTGGCAACTGGCAATCAGTTCGCTGGAAAGCGCGCTGAATCGCAGGAACATTCCGTTCAAGACGATCAAGGGCGAAGCGGCTTTTTACGGGCCGAAGATCGACTTCAAACTGGTGGATGTTCTCGGGCGCTTGTGGCAGCTATCGACGGTACAGTTCGACTTCAATCTTCCGGCACGTTTTGAACTCGAATACGTTGGCGAGGATGGCGAAAAGCATCAGCCAGTGATGGTTCATCGTGCGCTGTATGGCTCGGTGGAGCGCTTCTTTGGCGTGCTGATTGAGCATTATGCCGGGGCGTTTCCGTTGTGGCTTGCGCCGGTGCAGGTTGGCCTGGTGCCGATCAGCGAACGCCATCACGAGTACGCACGCCAGGTAAAGGCTGAGCTGGAAGCGGTAGGGCTACGTGTCGAAATCGACGATCGCAATGAGAAGATGAACGGCAAGATTCGCGACTTCGCCAACCAGAAGACTCCGTATGTACTGATCATGGGCGACAAGGAAGCGGAGGCTCATGCGGTGAGTGTGCGCACTCGCGGCAAGGGCGATCAGGGGTCAATTGGCGTGGTGGAGTTTGTCGCGAAGTGCGAAGAGCTGATCAAAACGCGGTCGATGGACTTGTAA
- a CDS encoding GDSL-type esterase/lipase family protein, translated as MGDSITFRWWLPRTNLGVSGNTTAMMAVRFPEQVLGHDYKALVILGGTNDVLRSTGPIDSEAATAITNIGSMASQAEKQGMDVVLCLIPPIQGMDSEVVVMNQAIANFAKEHQYKLVDYYTPLIGHPDYFVDGVHPTLTGYFVMQAALARAIPVND; from the coding sequence ATGGGCGACTCAATTACATTTCGGTGGTGGCTACCGCGAACTAATCTTGGGGTTTCGGGCAATACCACTGCTATGATGGCCGTCCGATTTCCTGAGCAGGTTCTCGGCCATGACTATAAAGCACTCGTGATCTTAGGCGGTACGAACGATGTTCTTCGTTCAACTGGCCCAATTGACAGCGAAGCTGCGACTGCCATCACCAATATAGGATCGATGGCTTCTCAGGCGGAAAAACAAGGCATGGATGTTGTGCTCTGCCTCATTCCGCCGATTCAAGGTATGGACTCTGAAGTAGTAGTGATGAATCAGGCAATCGCGAATTTTGCCAAAGAGCATCAATATAAACTCGTCGATTACTACACACCGTTGATCGGGCACCCCGACTACTTTGTAGACGGAGTTCACCCAACCCTTACCGGATATTTTGTAATGCAGGCGGCTTTAGCCAGGGCTATTCCTGTGAACGATTGA